In the genome of Lycium ferocissimum isolate CSIRO_LF1 unplaced genomic scaffold, AGI_CSIRO_Lferr_CH_V1 ctg51, whole genome shotgun sequence, one region contains:
- the LOC132044705 gene encoding vegetative cell wall protein gp1-like — translation MAISQSLFKKAIPLYHSSAFTAPLTAKTLRINIPNFISLSAQMKGYNYLSDLEPIEIPPEKPDKKPPISPPSPSPNFPGPPNPLPPEHDPPGADMPGPPPEIVPPGGPDVVPPVGPEIVPPGWPDVTPPAPPEIVPPGGPDVVPPKPEEPGPWEVPRPDIPSPIIF, via the coding sequence ATGGCCATTTCACAgagtcttttcaagaaggcaATCCCATTATATCACTCATCAGCTTTTACAGCTCCATTAACGGCCAAAACTTTAAGAATAAACATCCCAAATTTCATTTCACTTTCAGCCCAAATGAAAGGTTACAATTACCTATCCGATTTAGAACCTATAGAGATACCACCAGAAAAGCCTGATAAGAAGCCACCCATATCACCTCCAAGCCCAAGCCCAAATTTTCCAGGCCCACCAAATCCATTACCACCTGAACATGATCCACCAGGCGCAGACATGCCTGGGCCTCCGCCCGAGATTGTTCCGCCTGGTGGGCCCGATGTTGTACCTCCGGTGGGGCCGGAGATTGTTCCACCTGGTTGGCCCGATGTTACACCTCCGGCCCCACCGGAGATTGTTCCACCTGGTGGGCCGGATGTTGTACCTCCGAAACCGGAGGAACCTGGGCCGTGGGAAGTTCCCCGGCCCGACATCCCATCACCCATCATCTTTTAA
- the LOC132044669 gene encoding uncharacterized protein LOC132044669: protein MLRVSLNWPKYYSLMRRIIIPIANTKSSTLLLQITSNNSLRLIRKMSQEVPQMPGQHANLPSDFPTTTTPPNLSTPTDAPPAVEDSPFVPDSDAIPRIRSGENPPTPSPSPTAPRTDTPEFSDPPNTLPPGPDAPRPPTSPPSGQPEESPPRTPDGLPPNKQPPDPAEQIRTSNVRSE from the exons atgctGAGAGTTTCATTAAATTGGCCCAAGTACTACTCTTTAATGAGAAGAATCATTATTCCTATAGCCAACACAAAATCTTCAACACTCCTCCTTCAAATTACTTCAAATAATTCACTTAGGCTTATAAGGAAAATGAGCCAAGAGGTACCTCAAATGCCTGGCCAACATGCAAATCTTCCATCTGATTTCCCTACTACCACAACACCACCAAATTTATCTACACCCACCGATGCACCACCGGCAGTGGAGGATTCCCCTTTCGTACCGGACTCTGATGCTATTCCACGCATAAGATCAG GTGAAAATCCTCCAACACCATCTCCATCACCAACTGCACCACGAACTGACACTCCTGAATTTTCTGATCCGCCAAATACTTTGCCGCCTGGCCCCGATGCACCGCGACCGCCCACTTCACCACCATCTGGACAGCCAGAAGAGTCCCCACCACGCACTCCAGATGGTTTGCCTCCTAATAAACAACCTCCAGATCCTGCAGAGCAAATTAGAACATCTAATGTCAGATCTGAATAG
- the LOC132044711 gene encoding 2-methyl-6-phytyl-1,4-hydroquinone methyltransferase, chloroplastic-like — protein MASSILSGAENFKILSGISPYGSSFLGSELNIKSFPQKGIVSYSRNLNSKSRRTLRPVKCSLSASRPVSQPRFIQHKKEAFWFYRFLSIVYDHVINPGHWTEDMRDDALEPAELHSRYLQVVDVGGGTGFTTLGIVKHVDAKNVTIIDQSPHQLAKARQKEPLKECKIIEGDAEDLPFPTDSFDRYVSAGSIEYWPDPQRGIKEAYRVLTIGGVACLIGPVYPTFWLSRFFADVWMLFPKEEEYIEWFKKAGFTQVKLKRIGPKWYRGVRRHGLIMGCSVTGVKPYAGESPLELGPKVEDVSKPVNPFVFLLRFMLGLMAASYYVLVPIYMWLKDQIVPKGQPI, from the exons ATGGCTTCTTCAATATTGAGTGGAGCTGAGAATTTCAAGATTCTTAGTGGAATTTCTCCCTATGGGTCATCGTTTCTTGGTTCAGAATTGAATATTAAGAGTTTTCCTCAAAAGGGTATTGTGAGTTATTCAAGGAATTTGAATTCTAAATCAAGAAGAACTCTAAGACCTGTCAAATGTAGTTTGTCTGCTTCAAGGCCAGTTTCTCAACCAAGATTCATACAACACAAAAAGGAAGCATTTTGGTTTTACAG GTTCTTGTCTATTGTGTATGACCATGTGATAAATCCTGGGCATTGGACTGAAGATATGAGAGATGATGCACTTGAGCCTGCTGAGCTACACAGTAGGTATTTGCAAGTGGTGGATGTAGGTGGTGGAACTGGATTTACAACTCTTGGAATTGTTAAGCATGTTGATGCTAAAAATGTGACAATTATTGATCAGTCACCACATCAGCTTGCTAAGGCTAGACAAAAGGAACCATTGAAAGAGTGCAAGATAATTGAAGGAGATGCTGAGGATCTTCCATTTCCTACTGATTCTTTTGATAGATATGTTTCAGCTGGAAG CATTGAGTATTGGCCAGATCCACAGCGTGGTATCAAGGAAGCTTACCGAGTACTAACCATAGGTGGGGTTGCTTGCCTAATTGGTCCGGTCTACCCGACATTTTGGTTATCTCGTTTCTTCGCAGATGTGTGGATGCTCTttccaaaagaagaagaatatataGAGTGGTTTAAAAAGGCTGGTTTCACACAAGTTAAACTCAAGCGTATCGGCCCAAAATGGTATCGTGGTGTCCGCCGACACGGGCTAATCATGGGCTGCTCTGTGACTGGTGTGAAGCCATATGCTGGGGAATCTCCATTGGAG CTCGGTCCTAAGGTTGAGGATGTGAGCAAGCCTGTAAACCCGTTCGTATTTCTCTTGAGATTCATGCTTGGCTTAATGGCTGCAAGTTACTACGTGCTCGTTCCGATATACATGTGGCTCAAGGATCAAATCGTCCCGAAAGGTCAGCCCATCTGA
- the LOC132044695 gene encoding calmodulin-2-like has product MPLWSPLGTILFLYLINLTASIIYSIFSLFLCFLSCLLKIQKEKTMADSVKANDSVKAEDQLVEFKEAISLFDKDGDGCITVEELETVIRSLGQNPTEEELCHMISEVDADENGTMEFTEFLNLISKKMKENDSEEELKEAFKVFDNDQNGYISANDLRHVMINLGEKLTDEEADQMIREADLDGDGQVNFDDFVKMMTLG; this is encoded by the exons ATGCCTTTATGGAGCCCTCTTGGCACAATATTATTCCTCTATTTAATAAATCTCACAGCCAGCATTATATACTCAATTTTCTCTCTATTTCTCTGCTTTTTGTCTTGTCTATTAAAGATCCAAAAAGAGAAAACTATGGCAGATAGTGTAAAAGCAAATGATAGTGTAAAAGCAGAAGATCAACTTGTTGAATTCAAAGAAGCCATCAGTTTATTTGACAAAGATGGAGATG GCTGCATTACAGTAGAAGAATTGGAAACAGTGATAAGGTCATTGGGTCAAAATCCAACAGAGGAAGAACTATGCCATATGATTAGTGAAGTTGATGCTGATGAGAATGGCACCATGGAATTCACCGAATTCCTCAACCTCATTTCCAAGAAAATGAAG GAGAATGATTCAGAAGAGGAACTTAAAGAAGCTTTTAAGGTGTTTGATAATGACCAAAATGGTTATATTTCAGCTAATGAT TTAAGGCACGTGATGATTAACCTTGGGGAAAAACTAACAGATGAAGAGGCTGACCAGATGATTAGAGAAGCAGATTTGGATGGAGATGGTCAAGTCAACTTTGATGACTTTGTTAAAATGATGACACTTggatag